GTAATTAGTTAGATTGACTAAATGGTATTGGGCTTGGGCTAGCAAGTgagggaaaaggaaaaacaaaaaaaaaaccctagcccatgTTGTTGGTGTGGCCGTCGAGTGTAAGGGAGAAACGGGGAGGGGAATCTTCTTTTCACACAACTTGATCATCAGagatagaaaagagagagaagagagaggagTCGCCGCCCCTTGCCACCTAGCGTCGGCCACCGTGCgcgcgagagagagatcgtgcgagagagagagagagagagagagagagagagagagagagagagagagagagagagaggaatgtGAGGGAGAGAGTGATCGAGTGGGAGAGCAAGAAGAGGGACTTGGACAGAAGCTTGTTAGGCTTTCTTTTGCATCAAGAACCTTTCTTTTCATCAAGTTtcatcaaggtaagggctggtttagGAAAAAGGGTAGATGCTTAGGGTTTTGCCATGAAAAATGCTTGAGAAAAGTTGTGTTCTTGCATGTTTTTGCATGAGTTTTGTGGAGGTGTTTGTTGCTGTACCTTTTTGCCATGCAAACCATGAGGAGTAATCCTTATTTGATGTATCTCATATGACTTTATGATCATGAGTAACAATCTCATGTTTAGTTGCTAATTTGGTCTCGATTTTCACATGTTTTTATTATGAAGGTTGATGATTGTTTAGATCTGATTTTCTGGGTGAATATGGTTGAAGTTGGGGCTGGACTTATGCTTGTGATGTTGaagggaaagaaagaaaaaaaatacaaacctAGGGCTCTTTTtcggttcggccgaaccctgtTTCAAGGGGTTCGGAGcgtttctttctttcatttcatGCACAAGTTCGTCCGATGTCTTGTCGATAAATTTGCTATGATAGATGTGTTGATATGCATGAGAACATGATCATGAGTATTGATGCAATATGAATAATGCCCGACTGAGATATTGTTAcaagggtcgctcatccagctgtaattcccattggtgttgtgaatatttattgtcgtttatgtttCATTGTTCGACGTTAAAatttgttaagactctaggttgactaatTAGAGCCATGAACATAGAGAATTGAGAACtaaatcgcttgcaagtaaaatgtgaattaaatggaacataggtctagttaaGACTCTGGACCATGAggacgatggtgccgttagagacaaacggttacttgcacgcgagggagttggATTGACTTTATGTCGTCCTGAGAATCaagggttgtactgtgtgtccccttGGGATCGACTGCGCGTCTCCCCGAGAACTGAGGGTTGTACTGAGTGTCCCCTCGAGAATTGTGCATCTGCGGAtgttcgagattggccaaggtgttgtggtggttgtgtgaatggtgaggatcgTTAGTCTAACCAAATACTTAGGTGGCTAACTGTTATACAAAATCCTATCAAAGTAAAGAGATATTATGTGAAGTAAATCGTTATATATTTGTGTTTGGTTTGTAacctgacccttgcttgtttgttttgtgttgCTGCTTTTGGGGGGGAGGGGGGTAGATGGTTCTGACGAAGACCACAACGTCGATCCACTCCTGGAAACTGATGTTGTATGATGAGGAGAAAGATTCGGCTTGGGCGACCGACACGTCCGGAGTCCGACGAGTCTATGTCGGCGATGCAAAGCTTATAGGTTTGGATGTGCATGGAGACTTCGTGGAGATGCAACGCATGACGGGAGGAGTCATCACGATGCCTTATCCACCTCCACGTTTCTTTTACCCGAAGGACGAAGGCTCTCAAGTGGCACCAGTGGAGAGTGATCCTTTTGAAGAAGCAACGGTCGAGTCCCATCGACCGGTAGAGCAGATTATAGTTCCAACACAAGCTCGAGCTGAGGAACCAAAGCATGATGACAAGGAAGAGCTGAATGGGGGAGTACCTGTAGCACCGGCTTGGTGGGGTGACATGGAGGCTTGTTGTGTATTCGGCCAGTTTGAGGCCCCGCCACTTGAGTCTCTACCGCCAGTCGTGCCACTTTTCAAGAAGTGTCGCCAGGTCAGAGATTGCTTCGAGAAGGAGATCATTGAGGTTTCCAGTGAAGATGGGGGTAGGGATcaagagtttttctattttgGGGACTTGAGAGCTATGCATCGAACTAAATTATCAAGTTCATGGTGGGAAGCATCATCGTACACTTCATAAGGTTCACCTGTCCTTGGTAAGGCTAGCACGGGTGCGGTCGTCAAGCGCTTCTTCAATTCTTGAAAACTAGCTTCGCACTTCTCTGTCCAAGCGAACGGCTGGTTCTTCCGGGTAAGTTGTGTCAAAGGTCCCGTCAACTTCGAGAAACCTTCGATGAAACGTCGATAATAGCCAGCTAAGCCCACAAAGCTCCTAATGTCGGTAGCGGTCTTTGGCTGCTCCCATGCCTTAATGGCTTCAATCTTACTTGGATCCACAGCTATTCCTTCCTTAGAGATGACATGCCCTAAGAAAGTTACTTCCTCCaaccaaaattcgcacttgaaCGCGTTTGCATACAACTTCTTCTCTCGCAATACTTGCAATACTCGTCGTAAGTGCTCTGTGCGCTCTTCATGagtctttgagtagatcagaatgtcatcgatgaacaccaccacaaacTGATCCAAGAAGGGTTTGAACACccggttcatgtagtccataaataTCGTAGGGGCATTGGTAACCCCGAAAGGCATCACCACATATTCGAAGTGACCGTAACGCGTTCGAAACGCCGTTTTTCGAATATCTTCTTCTTTTACCCTTATCTGGTGATATCCAgatttcaagtctatcttggaaaacacTGCAGCCCCTTGAATTTGGTCCATCAGGTCGTCAATTCGTGGTATTGGGTAACGGTTCTTGATCGTCACTTTGTTCAATTGGCGGTAGTCAACGCAAAGTCTCATCTTTCCATCCTTTTTCTTTACAAATAGCACTTGCGCTCCCCATGGTGCcacacttggtcgaataaatccttTAGATGATAGGTCGTCTAACTGCTTCCGTAGCTCTTCCATCTCTACTGGTGCCATCCTATAAGGTGTGATTGTAATGGGGCTAGTGCCAGGCACTAGGTCTATTGCGAACTCTACGTCTCAAACTGGTGGTATTCCTGGTACATCGATTGGAAATACGTCGCCGAACTCCTGAGCTACTAGTATGCCCTGCACACTACTATCTTTCTTTTCCTCGACCATTGTTGAGTTCATCGCAGGTGACTCTTCTTTCGCAGCTTGCGATTTTAGGTATTTGATAGCGTCAGGGTCAGGTATGATTACTGTCTTGTTAGGACAGTCGAGAAGGACATGGTTCTCTACTAACCAATCCATCCCAATGATTACCTCTAGTTGATCGAGGGGTAAGCATAGGAAATTTGCGAAGAACTTCCTACCTTCGTAGGTCATGGAACACCCTAGACAGGCTGTCCTCGTAACCATACTCTTGGTGCCCGGGGTCGACACCACAAGATCAAAAGACAAGTCAGTTGTAGTCAGCTCTAACTTCCTTGCACAGTCCGTAGATATGAAAGAATGGGTAGCACCCGAATCAAATAAGACAAGTAGTGGAGGATTAGCTATGAAACAGGTGCCTTGAATAAGGTTCTTACCACCGACAGCCTCCTGCCCAGACAGTGCATAAACTCTTCCCGTGGCCATAGGGTGCTTTCCCCTGTCAGTGTCGTGTGAAGCCTCTGCCTTAGGTTCCTTGCAATCCCTTGACAGATGTCCAGGCTTATTGCAATTCCAGCAGTTGAAAGCCTTATCGTCGCAGTGGTTGGCTAAATGTCCCAGTTTGTGACACTTGAAGCAGATGACTTCAGGGTGTGGGGTAGGTGCCCCAGTGTTGGTTGTAACTCCACTGTAGCGCTGTCCTGAACTGTGTCCTCTTGCTTGGGGACGTTGGTAGGGTTTCTTGGGGAAGGGCTTCCTTCCCTTATCATCTTTCCTCAGTTGTTGTGGATTAGACCGGATTGGCCCACCACTCACTTGTCGGCTTCCCCGACGGTTCTTCATGGCTTCCACCTCTCTGGCTTTCTCTACTAGCACTTGAAACTGACGAATGCCCAGAGGTCTAACAGCTTCCTCAATGTCGTAGCGTAGCCCCATCATAAAATGGTTGCACAGATAGGGCTCGTCCACCTGCAGCTGAAAGAATCAGAAATGTTTTGACAGTGCCTCCATCTTGGCGGCATATTCTCCAACAAACATGGCTCCTTGGTGGAGCTTCAGGAATTgggtttctttctcttctcttgcaGTCTCAGGGAAGTACTTGTCAAGGAATGCCCTCTTGAAGGTATCCCAAGTGACCACCGTGTTGCTTGCTTCCAATATCTGCCTGGCgctcctccaccagtactcggcGTCACCCAGCAGCATGTACGTAGCTAGCACCACCTTAGTGTCATCAGGGGTCTGCAGCACTCTAAAGATTTTCTCAAGTTCCTGGATCCAAAGGTCAGCCTTTTCCGGATCCGACTCACCACTAAACCTTGGCGGGTCCTGGCGTTTGAAATCATTCAACCCCCTGGTTTGAGTCTAAGCTAGCTCCCGAGCTTGTTGCTGAGCCCTCCGAGTATGCTCTTCAGCCTCTCGCTGAGCTTGAGCAGCATTGTTGGCAGCAGTTGCAGCAGCTTGCTGGGCCACCACTTGGGCCAGCTGAGCCATGGCTTGAGCTAACTGAGCATTAGATGGGTCTTGTCGTGGAGGCATCTTCAACCTGCACGTGAACATCATCTAAGCCACAGTTTATAGACAATTCAAACAAGAGTTTCAAAGCCTAAGGACTCAAAGGGTTGAGCATCACGGCAATGACGCTCCAGACAATCTCATaagtcaagcaaacatcttaacAAGCAAGTTCTACCCAACTCTCTCGGACTCAACTCTTAGGGACCACTAAcccaaagctctggttttcacaaccaaagctctgataccacaatgtaacgccccgatttctcgagggtcactttagtaacctttttcaaAAACATGTGTAAATTTTTGTCGAAATAAAACCTTTTAATGACAGTAAATAAAAGATAGAATGAATGCTAaataaacttcattttatttaatagacCAAGGCTTTTTATTTCATCAAGACTCAATAAAGGAAACAAGTGCTTTCAACCTTACTTAAGCTCATCCACATACACGATGGCTTTAAGAAGGTATCGAGCCCTAAAACAACACTCGACCTCACCCCCCAGTACAGACGCATAACACTCTCCCAACCCGACTCAGACGATGCCTCTGGCCCTGAAATCTTCATCCACGGCCTCCCTGATCAATGTCCGAAGCCTCTGCTCCTGGAGCTCGATCACCCTGCCGAACATCTCCTCCATACGAGCCTCCGGGATGGGAGGGTCAGGTACAGGCGATGCCGGGGAGTAATCTCAAGAATCAGGCCCAGGTGGGGCGGTGTGAACACGGCCGGTGGTGATGAGCCCTCCGAAGGGTCCGTCTCCATAGTGGACTCCTCGTCGTCCGGTGGTGCGAACCGCGCGGGAGGATAGGGCATCTGAATCTCGCCATTGAAGCCTGTTGTCACCTTCCGATGTGTGTCGTCCGGGTTGTAGGTCGATAGAAACATAAACCCTTTATACACATACCGATCCAGGGAGTGGTCTATCTCCCAGGCGGTGTCTTCATCCATGCTATGCAGAGTGAGGCCCATTCTCTAGCGATCcatctaggcgttaagcgccccaaacagcaaacaaacaaacaagcaagggtcaacttctagaaAGCAATCACTCAAGTCAAGTATTGTGTTTGTCTAACATTCATAGATAAGCTCTAGGCTAACATTTTCACATAAGGGGAACTATCATGTCTCTAAGTCATAGTTATTCGATGTGGGGTAAgtatgcatgcagacgctttggatatccttAAGCCGATCCCTCTTGGAAAGgctggacgaacacgactccgtGATCGGGGATGGACCTCTCCAACACACtgctgcccaacagcttgaagATCGGGGGTTGGATTTCTCCAACATCGCCGTATCTTGCTCGTCCTTATACAGGgcctcccctgaatgtcaccatcgactagcccaatccaggtcactagccgtggccaaccaagcccaatccaggtcacttggtccacaatgcatgccatgcaagtcagtcatcatcactaggccctaagcctatcacgttcatctcttatgaacaacat
This portion of the Lotus japonicus ecotype B-129 chromosome 3, LjGifu_v1.2 genome encodes:
- the LOC130744283 gene encoding uncharacterized protein LOC130744283; amino-acid sequence: MGLRYDIEEAVRPLGIRQFQVLVEKAREVEAMKNRRGSRQVSGGPIRSNPQQLRKDDKGRKPFPKKPYQRPQARGHSSGQRYSGVTTNTGAPTPHPEVICFKCHKLGHLANHCDDKAFNCWNCNKPGHLSRDCKEPKAEASHDTDRGKHPMATGRVYALSGQEAVGGKNLIQGTCFIANPPLLVLFDSGATHSFISTDCARKLELTTTDLSFDLVVSTPGTKSMVTRTACLGCSMTYEGRKFFANFLCLPLDQLEVIIGMDWLVENHVLLDCPNKTVIIPDPDAIKYLKSQAAKEESPAMNSTMVEEKKDSSVQGILVAQEFGDVFPIDVPGIPPV